The proteins below are encoded in one region of Amycolatopsis acidiphila:
- a CDS encoding IS110 family RNA-guided transposase: MVVIGVDAHKRSHTLVAVDGIGRKLAERTVGTTSEDHLKIVEWAGQWPNARFAVEDCRHVTRRLERDLLSAGCAVARVPTHLMAASRRSGRAPGKSDPIDALAVAHAALREPDLAVAQLDGPTREVKLLVDYRHNLVEQRTELINRLRWHLHEIDPNLHVPARGLRRYCVIDELARRLAGRDGLVARIARELLARCRELTMQINALERELRDRVRVLAPTLLEVPGCGVLGAAVILGETAGAQRFRSKDAYARFSGTAPIPVWSGSSSGKVRLNRGGNRTINCALHMIAITQVRGIGPGKDYVDKLLARGKTRKEAIRLLRRRLSDVVFRALLADEHRAAPAKRPTTTESAPLPQAA, encoded by the coding sequence ATGGTCGTGATCGGTGTGGATGCGCACAAACGCAGCCACACGCTGGTAGCCGTTGACGGGATCGGCCGGAAGCTGGCCGAGCGGACGGTCGGCACCACCAGCGAGGACCACTTGAAGATTGTGGAATGGGCCGGCCAGTGGCCGAACGCGCGCTTCGCGGTCGAGGATTGCCGGCATGTCACACGCAGGCTGGAACGTGACTTGCTGAGCGCCGGGTGCGCGGTGGCGCGGGTGCCCACCCATCTGATGGCCGCGTCCCGTCGCAGCGGGCGCGCGCCCGGGAAGTCCGACCCGATCGATGCGTTGGCAGTGGCGCACGCGGCTCTGCGCGAGCCAGACCTGGCCGTCGCGCAGCTGGATGGGCCGACTCGCGAGGTGAAGCTGCTGGTCGACTACCGCCACAACCTCGTCGAGCAGCGCACGGAGCTGATCAATCGGTTGCGCTGGCACCTGCACGAAATCGACCCGAACTTGCATGTCCCCGCGCGTGGTCTGCGCCGTTACTGCGTCATCGATGAGTTGGCCCGCCGCCTGGCCGGCCGCGACGGTCTTGTGGCGCGCATCGCCCGCGAACTGCTGGCTCGCTGCCGGGAGCTCACGATGCAGATCAACGCCCTGGAGCGTGAACTGCGTGACCGGGTGCGCGTCCTGGCGCCCACGCTGCTGGAAGTCCCCGGCTGCGGGGTTCTGGGCGCCGCGGTTATCCTTGGGGAAACGGCTGGGGCGCAACGGTTTCGCTCGAAGGACGCTTACGCCCGGTTCAGTGGAACCGCCCCGATCCCCGTCTGGTCGGGCAGCAGCTCTGGCAAGGTCCGGCTCAATCGCGGCGGCAACCGCACCATCAACTGCGCCCTGCACATGATCGCCATCACCCAGGTTCGAGGCATCGGACCGGGCAAGGACTACGTCGACAAGCTCCTCGCGCGCGGCAAGACCCGCAAAGAGGCCATCCGCCTGCTCCGGCGACGGCTCTCCGACGTTGTGTTCCGCGCACTTCTGGCCGACGAGCACCGTGCCGCGCCGGCCAAGCGGCCGACCACAACCGAATCTGCACCGCTGCCGCAGGCGGCTTGA
- a CDS encoding IS30 family transposase, translating to MVATPSLKGVAVTGFRRNIRKRGPEPLAAKRDQYLQLMDQGVSNSAACREVGINRRTGTRWRYGRTETDSAGRTYSYPSITEQPRVISSRFLSEDERVSIADLLLAGHSIRQIARQLKRDPGTISREIRRNRDPKTENYRPHQAERRAQVRRARSKEGKLRRNTELREYVQQRLDQRWSPEQISSTLRREFAEDPEMQVAPETIYQALYRPERGGLHREAATKLRTRRRARRKRRRPDQRVTRFVDPGALISERPAEVLDRAEPGHWEGDCATRSCTNLSGLTD from the coding sequence GTGGTTGCAACGCCGAGCCTGAAAGGTGTTGCAGTGACTGGGTTTCGCCGGAACATCCGTAAGCGTGGTCCTGAGCCATTGGCTGCCAAGCGTGATCAATATCTTCAGCTCATGGATCAGGGCGTGAGCAACTCGGCGGCGTGCCGAGAGGTGGGGATCAACCGGCGGACTGGAACGCGGTGGCGTTACGGCCGGACCGAAACGGACAGCGCGGGGCGGACCTACTCCTACCCGTCGATCACCGAGCAGCCGCGGGTTATCTCGTCGCGGTTTCTGTCCGAGGACGAACGGGTGAGCATCGCTGACCTGCTGCTGGCCGGCCATTCGATCCGGCAGATCGCTCGCCAGCTCAAGCGCGACCCGGGCACGATCAGCCGCGAGATTCGTCGCAACCGTGACCCGAAGACCGAGAACTACCGGCCCCATCAGGCCGAACGTCGCGCTCAGGTGCGTCGCGCCCGGTCAAAGGAAGGCAAGCTGCGGCGCAACACCGAGCTGCGGGAGTACGTGCAACAGCGCCTCGACCAGCGCTGGAGTCCGGAACAGATCAGCTCTACGTTGCGGCGCGAGTTCGCCGAGGACCCGGAGATGCAGGTCGCCCCGGAGACGATCTACCAGGCCCTGTATCGACCCGAACGTGGTGGTCTGCACCGCGAGGCCGCCACGAAACTGCGCACCCGCCGACGCGCCCGGCGCAAGCGTCGCCGCCCGGACCAGCGCGTCACCCGGTTCGTCGACCCCGGTGCGCTGATCAGCGAGCGGCCCGCCGAAGTACTTGACCGTGCCGAACCCGGGCATTGGGAAGGCGACTGTGCGACACGAAGTTGCACGAATTTGAGTGGACTGACCGATTGA
- a CDS encoding IS3 family transposase: MVKYAGPDEPAETAGATSPKNTRFSVRRMARLLGVSTSGYYAYVKRARSTVLMPRQQRRADLTVKILDVHAGSDGTYGSPRITSELRDRGETVNEKTVAAIMAEIGIEGISPRTFKVRTTVADPTASFPPDLVRRHFDQGRLDAVWLTDITYLSCGEGDMYLCAIRDGHSRRVLGHVVADHIGADMVRQAIDAAAACRGGGVAGTVLHSDRGGEFTAALTANACAAHKLERSMGDTGICWDNSPAESFWSTFKHEYYYRHTFATKAEIVAAVDNWIGRYNDSRRHSAIGMLSPVCYEQSLTGAAKAA, from the coding sequence ATGGTGAAGTACGCCGGCCCCGACGAACCCGCCGAGACCGCCGGCGCCACCTCACCCAAGAACACACGATTCTCCGTGCGGCGCATGGCACGGCTGCTGGGTGTCTCGACATCCGGCTACTACGCGTACGTGAAACGCGCCAGGAGCACGGTGCTGATGCCGCGCCAGCAGCGGCGCGCGGATCTGACGGTGAAGATCCTGGACGTGCACGCCGGTTCCGATGGCACGTACGGGTCACCGCGGATCACCAGCGAGCTGCGGGACCGAGGCGAGACGGTGAACGAGAAGACCGTCGCGGCGATCATGGCGGAGATCGGGATCGAGGGCATCAGTCCGCGCACGTTCAAGGTGCGTACCACGGTGGCCGATCCGACGGCGTCGTTTCCGCCGGATCTGGTGCGGCGGCACTTCGACCAGGGCCGGCTGGATGCGGTCTGGCTGACCGACATCACCTACCTGTCCTGCGGTGAGGGTGATATGTACTTGTGCGCGATCCGGGATGGGCATTCTCGCCGTGTGCTGGGGCACGTCGTGGCCGACCATATCGGCGCGGACATGGTGCGTCAGGCCATCGACGCGGCGGCGGCCTGCCGTGGCGGCGGTGTCGCCGGCACGGTGCTGCATTCCGATCGTGGCGGGGAGTTCACTGCGGCGTTGACCGCGAACGCCTGTGCCGCACATAAGCTGGAACGATCGATGGGTGATACCGGAATATGTTGGGATAACAGCCCTGCGGAATCGTTCTGGTCGACGTTCAAGCATGAGTACTACTACCGTCATACCTTTGCTACCAAGGCAGAAATTGTTGCTGCGGTTGACAATTGGATCGGACGGTACAACGATAGTCGACGTCACTCCGCGATCGGGATGCTCAGTCCTGTGTGTTACGAGCAGTCCCTGACAGGCGCAGCGAAAGCTGCTTGA
- a CDS encoding helix-turn-helix transcriptional regulator, with translation MARSSRPLANRRVVVGYTQEGLAEALGVDRTTIGRWERGEQQPQPWQRPDLALKLGITLEELDGLLRHPNSGLPTVPVGPGAVGLGT, from the coding sequence GTGGCCCGATCATCGCGCCCGCTGGCCAACCGGCGCGTCGTCGTCGGCTACACCCAAGAGGGACTGGCCGAGGCGCTGGGGGTCGATCGCACCACGATCGGCCGCTGGGAACGCGGCGAACAGCAGCCCCAACCGTGGCAACGCCCCGACCTCGCCCTCAAGCTCGGTATCACGCTGGAAGAGCTGGACGGGCTGTTGCGGCATCCCAACTCCGGGTTGCCGACGGTGCCCGTTGGGCCTGGGGCGGTCGGTCTCGGAACCTAA
- a CDS encoding IS110 family RNA-guided transposase, which produces MKKPSKRRIAGGVDTHGDTHHAAVVLLNGARVADAEFPATQRGYDQLLSWLRSHGRLHAVGVEGTSSYGAGLARHLASTDVTVVEVNRPDRRQRRAKGKSDPLDAYAAAEAVLAGRATAIPKAGSGIVEAIRTLHTTRAGAVKSRTAAMNELRSLLVTAPADLRDRLRGLGAVGLVEACLRLRPAGDPASPQAAARVALRALARRHRNLTTEIADLDAQLRPLVERACPRLIAIHGVGYETAAQLLITAGDNPDRIGSEAAFAALCGTAPIPASSGKTHRHRLSRGGDRQANRALHLIACTRLATCPRTRAYRDRRAQQQLSTKDILRCLKRYLAREIYKVITTLHAPDHELPATA; this is translated from the coding sequence ATGAAAAAGCCCAGCAAGCGCAGGATTGCCGGTGGGGTGGACACCCACGGCGACACCCATCACGCGGCGGTGGTGCTGCTCAACGGCGCGCGGGTGGCCGATGCGGAGTTCCCCGCCACCCAGCGGGGATACGACCAGCTGCTGAGCTGGCTGCGCTCACACGGCAGACTGCACGCGGTCGGCGTGGAGGGCACCAGTTCTTACGGGGCGGGCCTGGCGCGCCACCTGGCCAGCACGGACGTGACGGTTGTCGAGGTCAACCGGCCCGACCGCCGCCAGCGCCGCGCGAAGGGCAAGTCCGACCCGCTCGATGCCTACGCCGCCGCCGAGGCCGTGCTCGCCGGCCGGGCCACGGCCATTCCCAAGGCGGGCAGCGGAATCGTGGAGGCAATCCGCACCCTGCACACCACCCGCGCCGGCGCGGTTAAATCCCGTACGGCCGCGATGAACGAGCTACGGTCGCTGCTGGTGACCGCCCCAGCCGACCTGCGCGACCGGCTACGCGGCCTCGGCGCGGTCGGCCTGGTTGAGGCATGCCTGCGCTTGCGCCCGGCAGGCGACCCGGCCAGCCCGCAGGCAGCTGCCCGGGTGGCGCTACGCGCCTTGGCCCGCCGCCACCGCAACCTGACCACCGAGATCGCTGATCTGGATGCCCAGCTGCGGCCGCTGGTTGAACGGGCCTGTCCCCGGCTGATCGCCATCCACGGCGTGGGCTACGAGACCGCCGCCCAGCTCCTGATCACCGCCGGCGACAACCCCGACCGAATCGGATCCGAGGCCGCCTTCGCCGCTCTCTGCGGCACCGCCCCAATCCCCGCTTCCAGCGGCAAGACCCACCGCCACCGCCTGTCCCGCGGCGGCGACCGCCAAGCCAACCGCGCCCTGCACCTGATCGCCTGCACACGCTTGGCCACCTGCCCCAGAACCCGCGCCTACCGCGACCGCCGCGCCCAGCAACAACTATCCACAAAGGACATCCTTCGCTGCCTCAAACGCTACCTCGCCCGCGAGATCTACAAAGTCATCACCACACTGCACGCCCCCGACCACGAACTTCCAGCTACCGCTTGA
- a CDS encoding transposase: MSIMPPRKRRSCTAEYKVEAAHRVIDSDRTIADVARELGIDPGMLSTWVKDERRRIAAAEVHGEKPLEPAERAELARLRRQVGELEKDNAFLVKGVPRTRDAA, encoded by the coding sequence ATGTCCATCATGCCTCCTCGCAAACGCCGGTCCTGCACGGCCGAGTACAAGGTCGAGGCTGCGCATCGTGTGATCGATTCCGACCGCACGATCGCCGACGTCGCCCGCGAACTGGGAATCGACCCAGGGATGTTGAGCACCTGGGTCAAAGACGAGCGGCGCAGGATCGCCGCCGCCGAGGTCCACGGGGAGAAACCCCTGGAGCCGGCCGAGCGGGCCGAGCTGGCGCGGCTGCGACGGCAGGTCGGCGAGTTGGAGAAGGACAACGCGTTCCTGGTAAAAGGTGTGCCACGAACACGAGACGCTGCGTGA
- a CDS encoding IS3 family transposase, with amino-acid sequence MMESFWGTLQLELLDQKQWETRDQLANAIFEWIECWYNPKRRHSAIGMHSPVTFDALHTRSDQDH; translated from the coding sequence ATGATGGAATCGTTCTGGGGAACCCTCCAACTCGAACTCCTCGACCAGAAACAATGGGAAACCCGCGACCAGCTTGCCAACGCGATATTCGAATGGATAGAATGCTGGTACAACCCGAAACGGAGACACTCCGCCATCGGGATGCACAGCCCCGTCACCTTTGACGCCTTGCACACCCGGTCAGACCAAGATCACTGA
- a CDS encoding group II intron maturase-specific domain-containing protein, with protein MRGWLQYYGRFYRSKLYALCKRINTYLVRWARKKYRRLHGFKKVNAWWKALGLGYPRLFAHWQYTRGFMATGW; from the coding sequence GTGCGGGGCTGGTTGCAGTACTACGGCCGGTTCTATCGGTCGAAGCTGTATGCGCTGTGCAAACGCATCAACACCTACTTGGTGCGGTGGGCTCGGAAGAAGTATCGGCGGTTGCACGGGTTCAAGAAGGTCAATGCCTGGTGGAAAGCGTTGGGGCTGGGGTATCCCCGGCTGTTCGCGCACTGGCAATACACCCGTGGGTTCATGGCGACTGGATGGTAG
- a CDS encoding IS3 family transposase — protein MTECKDRFGVEPICTTLTEFGVKIAPSTYYAALTRPKSAREVRDEELKKEIQRVYDENYQVYGARKIWRELRREGVAVGRCRVERLMRNMGLAGAVRGKTVRTTVSDKDGVRALDLVKRQFTAGAPNRLWVADFTYVSTWAGTVYTAFGIDVFSRKIVGWTCSMSKETDLVLDAIDAIEIGLRDRSYQWKEGEDKLVHHSDAGSQLEINRSSQHRLAGATIADR, from the coding sequence ATCACGGAATGCAAGGACCGGTTCGGAGTCGAGCCGATCTGTACCACGCTGACCGAGTTCGGTGTGAAGATCGCTCCGTCCACTTACTATGCGGCTTTGACGCGCCCGAAGTCGGCGCGGGAGGTGCGTGATGAGGAATTGAAGAAGGAAATCCAGCGCGTGTATGACGAGAATTACCAGGTTTACGGCGCCCGGAAGATTTGGCGGGAATTGCGGCGTGAAGGCGTCGCGGTGGGGCGGTGCCGGGTGGAGCGGCTCATGCGGAACATGGGCCTGGCCGGCGCTGTTCGTGGGAAGACGGTCCGTACCACCGTGTCCGACAAGGACGGTGTCCGAGCCCTGGACCTGGTGAAACGCCAGTTCACGGCGGGCGCGCCGAATCGGTTGTGGGTGGCGGACTTCACCTACGTGTCCACCTGGGCGGGCACTGTGTATACCGCGTTCGGGATTGACGTGTTCTCCCGAAAAATCGTCGGGTGGACGTGCAGCATGTCCAAGGAAACAGACCTAGTCCTCGACGCCATCGACGCCATCGAAATTGGCTTGCGGGACAGATCGTACCAGTGGAAGGAAGGTGAGGACAAGCTGGTTCATCATTCTGACGCGGGCAGTCAGCTTGAGATCAATCGGTCGTCGCAACACCGGCTTGCTGGAGCGACAATAGCTGATCGTTGA
- a CDS encoding IS3 family transposase — MVHELAADGIDVAVACRVLNVSRSGYYDWRDRPISERDRDNELLLKHVEQIHADSRQTYGSPRVHAELTLGLGLPVNRKRVERLMREAGIQGLYRRKRARTTIRDPAAEPAPDLVNRHFAVTEPDRLWITDITEHPTAEGKLYCAAVMDAHSRLIIGWSIAGHMRTELVTDALGMAIIRRKPDHNATILHSDHGSQYTSWAFGQRLRAAGLLASMGTVGDCYDCETVFRRSSPA, encoded by the coding sequence CTGGTCCACGAACTCGCCGCCGACGGAATCGACGTCGCGGTGGCCTGCCGGGTCCTGAACGTGTCCCGTTCCGGGTATTACGACTGGCGCGATCGGCCGATATCCGAGCGAGACCGGGACAACGAGCTGCTGCTGAAACACGTCGAGCAGATCCATGCCGATTCCCGACAAACCTACGGATCACCGCGAGTCCACGCCGAATTGACGCTGGGCTTGGGCCTGCCGGTGAACCGCAAACGCGTCGAACGGCTCATGCGCGAGGCCGGCATCCAGGGCCTCTACCGGCGGAAACGAGCCCGGACCACCATTCGCGACCCGGCCGCCGAACCCGCCCCGGACCTGGTCAACCGCCACTTCGCCGTCACCGAGCCGGACCGGCTGTGGATCACCGACATCACCGAGCACCCCACTGCCGAAGGGAAACTGTACTGCGCCGCGGTCATGGACGCCCATTCCCGGCTGATCATCGGCTGGTCCATCGCCGGCCACATGCGCACCGAACTCGTCACCGACGCGCTCGGCATGGCCATCATCCGACGCAAACCCGACCACAATGCGACGATCCTGCATTCCGACCACGGCTCCCAATACACCTCCTGGGCATTCGGACAGCGACTCCGCGCCGCCGGACTGCTCGCCTCCATGGGCACCGTCGGCGACTGCTACGACTGTGAGACTGTCTTTCGTCGCTCGAGTCCGGCGTGA
- the ltrA gene encoding group II intron reverse transcriptase/maturase, which translates to MWCRHENILPGDRRSPQVRCPDNRGKLKANKGAAGVDSVSIEEFEADLRNNLYKVWNRMSSGTYFPPPVRAVEIPKTGGGVRVLGVPTVADRVAQTVVAMEIEKRVEPMFHPDSYGYRPKRSALHAVAACRRRCLRAEWVLDLDISKFFDTVDHELMMKAVRANTDSAWVVLYVQRWLSAPLQRSDGTLERRDRGTPQGSVVSPILANLFMHYAFDAWMARKFPGVAYERYVDDAVVHCVSEKQALMLRDAITKRLTKVGLTLHPDKTKVVYCQNWNRRTGSYEHTSFTFLGYEFRARTARDKNGQLFGSFLPAISKEAEKRINREVRGWRLHRHTDWTLGQIA; encoded by the coding sequence GTGTGGTGCAGGCACGAGAACATCCTCCCTGGTGACCGGCGGTCACCTCAGGTGAGGTGTCCGGACAACCGGGGGAAGCTCAAGGCCAACAAGGGTGCCGCCGGGGTCGACAGTGTGTCGATCGAGGAATTCGAAGCCGACTTGCGGAACAATCTCTACAAGGTCTGGAATCGGATGTCCTCGGGGACGTACTTTCCGCCGCCCGTGCGGGCGGTGGAGATCCCGAAAACCGGTGGCGGAGTTCGTGTTCTGGGTGTTCCGACGGTTGCGGACAGGGTTGCGCAGACGGTGGTGGCCATGGAGATCGAGAAGCGGGTGGAGCCGATGTTCCATCCCGACTCGTACGGTTATCGGCCGAAACGCTCGGCGCTGCACGCGGTCGCGGCGTGCCGGCGGCGGTGTTTGAGAGCCGAGTGGGTGCTCGACTTGGACATCTCGAAGTTCTTCGACACCGTGGATCACGAACTGATGATGAAGGCGGTCCGGGCCAACACCGACTCAGCTTGGGTGGTGTTGTATGTGCAGCGGTGGCTGTCCGCGCCGCTGCAACGTTCGGATGGGACGCTGGAACGACGGGACCGGGGAACCCCTCAAGGGTCTGTGGTATCCCCGATTTTGGCGAACCTATTCATGCACTACGCCTTCGACGCGTGGATGGCTCGGAAGTTCCCGGGCGTCGCGTACGAGCGGTATGTGGACGACGCCGTTGTGCACTGTGTCAGCGAGAAGCAAGCGCTGATGCTGCGCGACGCCATCACCAAGCGCCTGACCAAGGTCGGGCTGACGCTGCACCCGGACAAGACGAAAGTCGTGTACTGCCAGAACTGGAACCGGCGGACCGGCTCGTATGAGCACACGTCGTTCACGTTTCTGGGGTACGAGTTCCGGGCGCGGACCGCGCGGGACAAAAACGGTCAGTTGTTCGGGTCGTTCCTGCCTGCGATCAGCAAAGAGGCCGAGAAGCGGATCAACCGCGAAGTGCGCGGTTGGCGGCTGCATCGGCATACCGACTGGACTCTGGGCCAGATCGCGTGA
- a CDS encoding transposase codes for MPAPHLPEFRQRAVELARLGDKPVAALAKDLGISQSCLRNWMAQADTDENGSATRLSSSEKKELAELRRKNRQLELENEILKRAAAYFARENILPK; via the coding sequence GTGCCTGCACCACACCTGCCTGAGTTCCGTCAGCGTGCCGTCGAGCTGGCCCGGCTGGGCGACAAACCCGTCGCCGCACTGGCGAAAGATCTGGGCATCAGCCAGTCCTGCCTGCGCAACTGGATGGCCCAGGCCGACACCGACGAAAACGGTTCGGCCACCCGGCTCTCCAGCTCGGAAAAGAAGGAACTGGCCGAGCTGCGCCGCAAAAACCGGCAACTCGAACTGGAAAACGAGATCCTGAAACGGGCCGCCGCCTACTTCGCGCGCGAGAACATCCTCCCAAAGTAA
- a CDS encoding IS110 family RNA-guided transposase — MPSIPHPSRPRIVVGVDTHKQTHVAVALNQVGAVIGETTIPAHRAGYAQLQRWACELGEHEGEVEFGVEGCGSYGAGLASFLRRAGHRVVEVNRPDRSVRHRRGKDDTIDAETAARAVLSGAATAVPKTGDGTVEMIRQVKIAKDTATKARSQAIITLKTIIVNAPAELREILEPLGDKALIEECRKLRYESMSGPIDAACYTLRALADRYHALDQETRLHDRVLATLTNRAAPALTSLFGIAEDSASELLIVVGDNPDRINSEAALAKLCGACPIPASSGKTSRHRLNRGGHRQANAALHRILVVRMRFHEPTITYVTRRTAEGKTKKEIMRCLKRFLIREIYQIIVAPHKTNPLPSTT, encoded by the coding sequence GTGCCAAGCATCCCCCATCCCTCTCGTCCACGCATCGTCGTCGGCGTCGATACCCACAAACAGACCCACGTCGCTGTTGCGTTGAACCAGGTCGGAGCCGTGATTGGCGAAACCACGATCCCGGCGCACCGGGCTGGCTACGCCCAGCTGCAGCGTTGGGCGTGCGAGCTGGGCGAGCACGAGGGCGAGGTCGAGTTCGGCGTGGAGGGCTGCGGGTCCTACGGTGCTGGGCTGGCCTCGTTCCTGCGTCGGGCGGGTCATCGGGTCGTCGAGGTCAACCGTCCCGATCGCAGCGTGCGGCACCGGCGCGGCAAGGACGACACCATCGACGCGGAGACCGCGGCCCGTGCGGTGCTGTCGGGCGCCGCGACCGCGGTGCCCAAGACTGGCGACGGTACCGTCGAGATGATCCGCCAGGTCAAAATAGCGAAAGACACCGCGACCAAAGCGCGCAGCCAAGCGATCATCACGCTGAAGACCATCATCGTGAACGCGCCAGCCGAGCTTCGTGAAATTCTCGAGCCCCTCGGCGACAAAGCGCTGATCGAAGAATGCCGGAAACTTCGCTATGAATCGATGAGCGGTCCCATCGATGCCGCCTGCTACACGCTGCGCGCACTGGCCGACCGATACCACGCACTCGACCAGGAAACTCGCCTGCACGACCGCGTCCTGGCCACACTCACCAACCGCGCCGCACCCGCGTTGACCAGCCTGTTCGGCATCGCCGAGGACTCCGCGTCCGAGCTGCTGATCGTCGTGGGCGACAACCCTGACCGCATCAACAGCGAGGCAGCCCTGGCCAAGCTCTGCGGCGCCTGCCCCATTCCCGCGTCGTCAGGAAAAACGTCCCGCCACCGCCTCAACCGAGGCGGCCACCGGCAGGCCAACGCCGCACTGCACCGCATCCTCGTGGTCCGCATGCGATTCCACGAACCCACCATCACCTACGTCACCCGCCGCACAGCAGAAGGCAAAACCAAGAAAGAGATAATGCGCTGCCTAAAACGGTTCCTGATACGTGAAATCTATCAAATAATCGTGGCGCCGCACAAGACGAACCCTCTGCCATCTACAACTTGA
- the ltrA gene encoding group II intron reverse transcriptase/maturase encodes MTDTAGAVSTIPPTVATVNGPEDEDLDWASIDWHRVEEDVRRLRQRIFTASQAGDRKKVRNLQKLMLRSRSNTLLSVRRVTEINAGRATAGVDGKVVLLSQSKAELADWVQHRARPWTPKPVKRVFIPKPGTTKKRGLGIPVIIDRCLQAVALGALEPEWEARFEPKSYGFRPGRGCHDAIGAIYSTLNGKNPQRVWVLDADLTAAFDHINHERLMTALGTFPARGLVRQWLKAGAVDRGRLAPTEAGTPQGGVISPLLFNVALHGMEEAAGVRYYTTGRDAGSAQSGSPVLVRYADDFVAMCTSREQAEQVKERLSAWLAPRGLVFHEDKTRIVHADSGFDFLGFNVRRYHGKLLIKPSAAAQRRIRERLSAEMLALRGANAGAVLKRINPIVRGWSAYYRTVVSSEVFTALDNHMWTLAYKWAKHSHPNKPKHWISDKYFGRFNKARQDRWVFGDRDSGAYLLKFSWTKIARHQLVKGRASPDDPALASYWAQRRRKGPPPPVDRMTMRLLQAQQGRLRFPPNSGQVFKQLSLRLSGTARNTQD; translated from the coding sequence ATGACCGACACGGCCGGAGCGGTCTCGACCATCCCGCCGACCGTCGCGACGGTGAACGGACCCGAGGACGAAGACCTGGACTGGGCGTCGATCGACTGGCACCGGGTCGAGGAAGACGTACGGCGTCTGCGGCAGAGGATCTTCACGGCATCGCAGGCAGGGGACCGCAAGAAGGTCCGCAACTTGCAGAAGCTGATGCTCCGGTCCCGATCGAACACGCTGCTGAGCGTGCGGCGGGTCACGGAAATCAACGCGGGACGAGCGACTGCGGGAGTCGACGGGAAGGTGGTGCTTCTATCTCAGTCCAAGGCCGAGTTGGCCGACTGGGTCCAGCACCGTGCCCGACCGTGGACTCCCAAGCCCGTCAAGCGGGTGTTCATCCCCAAACCAGGGACCACGAAGAAGCGCGGCCTCGGGATTCCGGTGATCATTGACCGGTGTCTGCAAGCGGTGGCACTGGGCGCACTGGAACCCGAGTGGGAAGCGCGGTTCGAGCCGAAGTCGTACGGCTTCCGGCCCGGCCGCGGCTGTCACGACGCGATCGGGGCCATCTACTCCACGCTCAACGGGAAGAACCCGCAGCGCGTGTGGGTGCTCGACGCGGACCTGACGGCGGCGTTCGACCACATCAACCATGAACGGCTGATGACCGCACTCGGTACCTTCCCCGCCCGGGGACTGGTCCGGCAGTGGCTCAAGGCCGGGGCGGTGGATCGAGGCCGGCTCGCTCCGACCGAAGCGGGAACTCCGCAAGGCGGGGTGATCAGCCCGTTGCTGTTCAACGTGGCCCTGCACGGGATGGAGGAAGCCGCAGGGGTCCGCTACTACACGACCGGCAGAGACGCTGGGAGTGCGCAGAGCGGGAGCCCCGTGCTGGTGAGGTACGCAGATGATTTTGTCGCGATGTGCACCAGCCGTGAGCAAGCCGAACAGGTCAAGGAACGGCTGAGTGCATGGCTGGCACCAAGAGGGCTCGTCTTCCACGAGGACAAGACGCGCATCGTCCACGCGGACAGCGGGTTTGACTTCCTGGGATTCAACGTCCGCCGCTATCACGGCAAGCTGCTGATCAAGCCGAGCGCAGCGGCTCAACGACGGATCCGGGAACGGCTGAGCGCCGAGATGCTGGCCCTGAGAGGGGCCAACGCGGGTGCGGTGCTCAAGAGGATCAACCCGATCGTGCGGGGCTGGTCTGCCTATTACCGGACGGTGGTGTCCAGCGAGGTGTTCACCGCGCTGGACAATCACATGTGGACGCTCGCTTACAAGTGGGCCAAACACAGCCACCCGAACAAGCCGAAGCACTGGATATCCGACAAGTACTTCGGCCGGTTCAACAAGGCCAGGCAGGACCGGTGGGTGTTCGGCGACCGCGACAGCGGCGCCTACCTGCTCAAGTTCTCCTGGACGAAGATCGCCCGGCACCAGTTGGTCAAGGGCAGGGCGTCTCCGGATGACCCGGCGCTGGCGTCCTACTGGGCCCAGCGGCGTCGCAAGGGACCGCCCCCACCGGTCGACCGCATGACCATGCGCCTGCTTCAGGCACAGCAAGGTCGTTTGAGGTTCCCCCCGAACAGTGGACAGGTCTTCAAGCAGCTTTCGCTGCGCCTGTCAGGGACTGCTCGTAACACACAGGACTGA